One Nostocoides sp. HKS02 genomic window carries:
- a CDS encoding elongation factor G-like protein EF-G2, with product MNRLTEAEGPGSPEEIRNVVLVGASGGGKTALFETMVAARIPGRRSREGDSASTLALTAAAVPTGGLVVTLLDTPGHPDFVGEVRAGLRAADAALFVVSAADGVDEATRLLWRECEVLGMPRAVAVTRLEQARADFEATAEACRRAFGDAQPLALPLMEDGSVRGLLNLLRRTVTEFSAGEGVDREPTVDEGELIDAQRGELIESVIEESEDETLLERYLGGQEVDTDAVALDLRAAIATARFFPVLPTHAPSGVGVEALLELFEKGFPSPVHALVPTVYTPAGGDFGPVTCDPDGPLVAEVVRTATDPFVGRQSLVRVFSGTLRPDEPVHLSGHLQHFAAHLVEEHADHDTDDERIGPLAAPVVEESRPLSAGIAGSIVLVSKLAGAETSDTLSRKDRPALVEPWLLPNPLLPVAIHARSKGDEDKLASALQRLVAEDVTMRLEHNAETHQLVLWAMGPAHVEHLISTLESRYHVPVEVEPMRTSLRETFVRPTTVQGRLVKQSGGHGQYAVCQLQIDPLERGAGIEFVDKVVGGAVPRQFIASVEKGARIQLEKGVLAGYPVVDVRVTLLDGKAHSVDSSDMAFQTAAGMALREAANDTTVSMLEPIDEVRIEVSDDAVGGVLADLRGRRGQVHGTEPSELGGRTVIHAEIPAHELSRYAVDLRSVSHGTGTFTRQFVRYDYMPPALAREVTAQ from the coding sequence ATGAACCGTCTCACCGAGGCTGAGGGGCCGGGATCGCCCGAGGAGATTCGCAACGTGGTGCTGGTGGGGGCCAGCGGGGGCGGCAAGACGGCCCTGTTCGAGACGATGGTGGCGGCCCGGATTCCGGGCCGCCGCTCTCGTGAAGGCGACAGTGCGTCGACCCTCGCCCTGACCGCCGCGGCCGTCCCGACCGGGGGACTCGTGGTCACCCTGCTCGACACCCCCGGGCACCCCGACTTCGTCGGTGAGGTGCGCGCCGGGCTGCGCGCCGCCGACGCCGCGCTGTTCGTCGTGTCCGCCGCCGACGGGGTGGACGAGGCCACCCGCCTGCTGTGGCGCGAGTGCGAGGTCCTCGGTATGCCGCGTGCCGTGGCCGTCACGCGGCTCGAGCAGGCACGGGCCGACTTCGAGGCGACCGCCGAGGCGTGTCGACGTGCGTTCGGCGACGCGCAGCCGCTCGCGCTGCCCCTGATGGAGGACGGGTCGGTGCGGGGCCTGCTCAACCTGCTGCGACGCACCGTGACCGAGTTCAGCGCCGGGGAGGGAGTCGACCGGGAGCCCACCGTCGACGAGGGTGAGCTCATCGACGCCCAGCGTGGGGAGCTCATCGAGTCGGTCATCGAGGAGTCCGAGGACGAGACCCTGCTCGAGCGCTACCTGGGCGGCCAGGAGGTCGACACCGACGCCGTTGCCCTGGACCTGCGGGCCGCCATCGCCACCGCCCGCTTCTTCCCCGTGCTCCCGACCCACGCCCCGTCAGGGGTAGGCGTCGAGGCCTTGCTCGAACTCTTCGAGAAGGGGTTCCCGTCGCCCGTGCACGCCCTGGTGCCGACGGTCTACACACCCGCGGGTGGTGACTTCGGGCCGGTCACCTGCGACCCCGACGGCCCCCTGGTCGCCGAGGTGGTCCGGACCGCGACCGACCCGTTCGTCGGGCGGCAGTCGCTGGTGCGGGTGTTCTCCGGCACGCTGCGCCCCGACGAGCCGGTGCACCTGTCCGGCCACCTGCAGCACTTCGCCGCCCACCTGGTCGAGGAGCACGCCGACCACGACACCGACGACGAACGGATCGGGCCGCTCGCCGCTCCGGTGGTCGAGGAGAGCCGACCGCTCTCTGCCGGGATCGCCGGCAGCATCGTGCTCGTGTCCAAGCTGGCCGGCGCCGAGACCTCCGACACCCTCTCGCGCAAGGACCGACCCGCCCTGGTCGAGCCGTGGCTGCTGCCCAACCCCCTGCTGCCGGTCGCCATCCACGCCCGCTCCAAGGGCGACGAGGACAAGCTCGCCTCGGCCCTGCAACGCCTGGTCGCCGAGGACGTCACCATGCGGCTCGAGCACAACGCCGAGACGCACCAGCTGGTGCTGTGGGCGATGGGCCCGGCGCACGTCGAGCACCTCATCTCGACCCTGGAGTCGCGCTACCACGTTCCGGTCGAGGTGGAGCCGATGCGGACCTCCCTGCGGGAGACCTTCGTGCGCCCGACGACGGTGCAGGGTCGGTTGGTCAAGCAGTCGGGGGGCCACGGTCAGTACGCGGTCTGCCAGCTCCAGATCGACCCGCTCGAGCGTGGCGCGGGCATCGAGTTCGTCGACAAGGTCGTGGGCGGCGCGGTTCCCCGCCAGTTCATCGCCTCGGTGGAGAAGGGTGCGCGGATCCAGCTGGAGAAGGGCGTCCTGGCCGGCTACCCGGTGGTCGACGTCCGGGTCACCCTGCTCGACGGCAAGGCCCACTCGGTCGACTCCTCCGACATGGCGTTCCAGACCGCTGCCGGCATGGCGTTGCGCGAGGCCGCGAACGACACCACGGTGTCGATGCTCGAACCGATCGACGAGGTGCGCATCGAGGTCTCTGACGACGCGGTCGGCGGGGTGCTGGCCGACCTGCGCGGGCGACGCGGCCAGGTGCACGGCACCGAGCCGTCCGAGCTCGGCGGTCGCACCGTGATCCACGCGGAGATCCCCGCCCACGAGCTGTCGCGGTATGCCGTCGACCTGCGCTCGGTGTCGCACGGCACCGGCACGTTCACGCGCCAGTTCGTGCGCTACGACTACATGCCCCCGGCGCTGGCCCGCGAGGTCACCGCGCAGTAG
- a CDS encoding ATP-binding cassette domain-containing protein: MLDEPTAMLDPDNAASVRASVEEVVRARGLTTVVVEHRLGPWVDFADRLVVLDRTGRVVADGDPDCVLRERGEALAAQGIWVPGCPDPQPRGIPAATFGPGRLGANVVALDAAGVTVERAVRRLDGSVRRTVAVDDQWFQARAGQVHALVGPSGSGKSTLLLALAGLLDHEGGPVRVHPELAPHGSREPTAWSSVELARALAWVPQWASATIVARTVLDEAMTTSRAVGLVESESLARATLLLDALGLSHLRSADPRHLSGGEQRRLAMAAAVVHQPSVLLADEATVGQDRLTWAAVMGVVEALRDAGSAVVLTTHDDAVVARADRVTPVTRPTQPPQPPAPRRPLVARCGPLSLFAAAGLAIPAGVVSPHWRTSVVVLAVELALSVLGLWAPGSGPAPPGRLRAVAVRLAPGLLAAGSVAWSTWLLGTRDLALAATGGLRVLIIVLPSAVLIQHVDADALGDHLAQRLRLPPRPVVALAAALQRIHIFGDLWSEIGRARRIRGVGATLRSPKSVLSELAALTVGILVRSLQSAAELAVAMDARGFASAQRRSWAQPAPWRRADTLLVVAALLPLAVALRG, translated from the coding sequence TTGCTGGACGAGCCCACGGCCATGCTCGACCCCGACAACGCGGCCTCCGTCCGGGCCAGCGTCGAGGAGGTCGTGCGCGCTCGCGGCCTGACGACGGTGGTCGTCGAGCACCGGCTCGGGCCGTGGGTGGACTTCGCAGACCGCCTCGTCGTGCTCGACCGCACGGGCCGAGTGGTCGCGGACGGCGACCCCGACTGCGTGCTGCGCGAACGCGGTGAGGCGCTGGCCGCCCAGGGCATCTGGGTGCCTGGATGCCCCGATCCGCAGCCGCGCGGCATACCGGCGGCCACCTTCGGTCCTGGACGGCTCGGCGCCAATGTCGTGGCCCTGGACGCCGCGGGCGTCACGGTCGAGCGCGCGGTCCGACGCCTCGACGGCTCGGTTCGCCGCACGGTCGCGGTCGACGACCAGTGGTTCCAGGCGAGGGCGGGGCAGGTCCACGCGCTGGTGGGCCCCAGCGGGTCCGGGAAGTCCACCCTGCTGCTCGCACTGGCGGGTCTGCTCGACCACGAGGGTGGACCCGTGCGCGTCCACCCCGAGCTCGCGCCGCACGGGTCTCGTGAGCCGACGGCCTGGTCCAGTGTGGAGCTCGCCCGCGCGCTGGCCTGGGTGCCCCAGTGGGCCAGTGCCACGATCGTCGCGCGCACCGTGCTGGACGAGGCCATGACGACCTCGCGCGCCGTGGGGCTGGTCGAGTCCGAGTCGCTCGCCCGCGCCACCCTGCTGCTCGACGCTCTCGGCTTGAGCCACCTGCGCAGCGCCGATCCCCGGCACCTGTCGGGCGGCGAGCAGCGCCGGCTGGCGATGGCGGCAGCCGTCGTGCACCAGCCGAGCGTCCTGCTGGCCGACGAGGCGACCGTCGGCCAGGACCGGTTGACGTGGGCGGCCGTGATGGGTGTCGTCGAGGCCCTGCGTGATGCCGGGTCGGCCGTCGTCCTCACCACCCACGATGACGCCGTGGTCGCGCGCGCCGACCGCGTCACGCCGGTGACCCGCCCGACCCAGCCACCGCAGCCGCCCGCGCCGCGCCGCCCCCTCGTCGCGCGGTGCGGTCCGCTCTCGCTGTTCGCTGCCGCTGGCCTGGCGATCCCCGCCGGCGTCGTCTCCCCGCACTGGCGCACGAGCGTGGTCGTACTGGCCGTCGAGCTGGCCCTCAGCGTGCTCGGGCTCTGGGCCCCCGGATCCGGACCCGCGCCCCCCGGTCGGCTCCGCGCCGTGGCCGTGCGGCTGGCGCCCGGTCTGCTCGCCGCGGGATCCGTGGCGTGGTCGACGTGGCTGCTGGGCACGCGAGATCTCGCCCTGGCCGCGACCGGTGGACTGCGGGTGCTGATCATCGTGCTGCCGTCGGCGGTGCTGATCCAGCACGTCGACGCCGACGCCCTCGGCGACCACCTGGCCCAGCGGTTGCGCCTGCCCCCACGACCGGTGGTGGCCCTCGCCGCAGCGCTGCAGCGCATCCACATCTTCGGCGACCTCTGGTCCGAGATCGGCCGGGCCCGGCGGATCCGCGGGGTCGGCGCCACGCTGCGCTCGCCGAAGTCGGTGCTCTCTGAGCTCGCGGCCCTGACCGTCGGCATCCTGGTCCGCTCCCTGCAGTCGGCCGCGGAGCTCGCGGTGGCCATGGACGCCAGGGGCTTCGCGTCCGCCCAGCGGCGCTCGTGGGCCCAGCCGGCCCCGTGGCGTCGCGCCGACACGCTGCTGGTGGTGGCGGCGCTGCTGCCGTTGGCGGTCGCCCTGCGCGGTTGA
- a CDS encoding type II toxin-antitoxin system PemK/MazF family toxin, translating into MTSLPQRGEVWWCELPQVGRRPALVLSRDAAITGRRRAIIAPCTTTVRGLLTEVELHPSTDPVPRPCVASLDAVENVSVALLVDRIGRVSEARMSQACAALAVATGCAL; encoded by the coding sequence GTGACCTCGCTTCCCCAGCGCGGCGAGGTGTGGTGGTGCGAGCTTCCTCAGGTCGGGCGTCGCCCGGCCCTGGTCCTCTCCCGCGATGCAGCCATCACAGGCCGTCGACGCGCGATCATTGCTCCCTGCACCACGACCGTTCGCGGCCTGCTCACGGAGGTCGAGCTGCACCCAAGCACCGACCCGGTCCCACGACCATGCGTCGCCAGCCTGGACGCCGTCGAAAACGTTTCGGTCGCGCTCCTCGTCGACCGGATCGGCCGCGTCTCCGAAGCCCGCATGAGCCAGGCCTGCGCGGCACTCGCGGTCGCCACCGGTTGCGCTCTCTGA
- the grpE gene encoding nucleotide exchange factor GrpE, with translation MTEQSHAEQSTSAQDPEVVVGEESSEPTTAEAATTAEAASTEPGPSGDGGFADVAALADDAPVADDAGLAAERLADLQRLQAEYVNYKRRVDRDRALVQERAAQSVIEALLPVLDDIHAAREHGDLADGPFASIADKLEGVLGKFGLQRYGAAGEEFDPMLHEALMHTAWPQDGSVASTGSTTVVKVLQPGYRAGEQILRAARVAVADPE, from the coding sequence GTGACCGAGCAGAGCCACGCTGAGCAGAGCACCTCTGCCCAGGACCCCGAGGTGGTGGTGGGTGAGGAGTCTTCCGAGCCCACCACCGCCGAGGCGGCCACCACCGCCGAGGCGGCCTCCACTGAACCCGGGCCTAGTGGCGACGGCGGTTTCGCCGATGTCGCGGCCCTGGCCGACGATGCACCGGTCGCCGACGACGCCGGGCTGGCGGCGGAACGGCTCGCCGACCTGCAGCGACTGCAGGCCGAGTATGTCAACTACAAGCGTCGGGTCGACCGCGATCGGGCCCTCGTGCAGGAGCGCGCCGCCCAGTCCGTCATCGAGGCTCTGCTGCCGGTGCTCGACGACATCCATGCGGCCCGTGAGCACGGCGACCTCGCGGACGGCCCGTTCGCATCCATCGCCGACAAGCTCGAGGGCGTGCTGGGCAAGTTCGGGCTGCAGCGCTACGGCGCGGCCGGCGAGGAGTTCGACCCGATGCTCCACGAGGCGCTCATGCACACCGCGTGGCCGCAGGACGGCTCGGTCGCCTCGACGGGCTCGACCACGGTCGTCAAGGTGCTCCAGCCCGGTTACCGCGCGGGTGAGCAGATTCTGCGTGCAGCGCGGGTCGCCGTCGCCGATCCTGAGTGA
- a CDS encoding rubredoxin has product MSEFRCPGCGYVYDETVGNEREGFPPGTPWASVPDDWTCPDCAVRDKVDFEPVAVPADADSR; this is encoded by the coding sequence GTGAGCGAGTTCCGGTGCCCGGGCTGCGGGTACGTCTACGACGAGACCGTCGGCAACGAGCGGGAGGGGTTCCCGCCTGGCACCCCGTGGGCGAGCGTTCCGGATGACTGGACCTGCCCGGACTGCGCGGTGCGCGACAAGGTCGACTTCGAGCCGGTGGCCGTGCCCGCGGACGCGGACTCGCGGTGA
- a CDS encoding antitoxin MazE5 — protein MAKARLSTTVDSELLNRARTVHGKHTDASLLEAALTAYLAQHRDAEIDAAYAKAYAEHPIDEPDAWGDLASWSDALRVADPR, from the coding sequence ATGGCCAAAGCACGACTGAGCACGACCGTGGACTCCGAGCTGCTGAACCGGGCGCGCACGGTCCACGGAAAGCACACCGACGCTTCGCTGCTCGAGGCGGCGCTCACGGCATACCTGGCGCAGCATCGCGACGCCGAGATCGATGCTGCGTATGCCAAGGCATACGCGGAACACCCGATCGACGAGCCCGACGCCTGGGGCGACCTGGCGTCCTGGAGCGACGCCCTGCGGGTGGCGGACCCGCGGTGA
- a CDS encoding DNA-3-methyladenine glycosylase encodes MDEAGFVATVAELVAGDGDLARLVDGCGVPTLWQRPAGFPSLALLILEQQVSLASAAAAYGKVVARIGAMTPAALLATTPEELRLDGVSRQKDRYLRALATAIVTGTLDLDALADLDDEAARRALVALPGVGQWTADVYLLACLGRPDLWPVGDRALQVAVAEALGLATAPSATELEALGERWRPHRSTAARLLWHGYLTRRGRVETPASLLA; translated from the coding sequence ATGGACGAGGCCGGGTTTGTCGCGACCGTCGCCGAGCTGGTGGCAGGTGACGGCGACCTGGCCCGGCTCGTCGACGGGTGCGGGGTACCGACCCTGTGGCAGCGGCCCGCCGGGTTCCCCAGCCTGGCCCTGCTCATCCTCGAGCAGCAGGTGTCGCTCGCCTCGGCGGCCGCGGCATACGGCAAGGTCGTCGCGCGCATCGGCGCCATGACACCGGCCGCGCTGCTCGCGACCACACCGGAGGAGCTGCGGCTCGACGGGGTATCGCGGCAGAAGGACCGCTACCTGCGCGCGCTGGCCACCGCGATCGTGACCGGCACCCTCGACCTCGACGCCCTCGCCGACCTCGACGACGAGGCGGCGCGCCGGGCCCTGGTCGCGCTGCCGGGCGTCGGGCAGTGGACAGCGGACGTCTACCTGCTGGCGTGCCTCGGGCGTCCGGATCTGTGGCCGGTCGGGGACCGCGCCCTCCAGGTGGCCGTCGCCGAAGCACTCGGACTCGCGACGGCGCCGAGCGCCACCGAGCTCGAGGCACTCGGCGAGCGGTGGCGGCCCCACCGGTCCACGGCCGCGCGACTGCTCTGGCACGGCTACCTCACCCGACGCGGCCGGGTCGAGACGCCGGCATCCCTCCTGGCGTGA
- a CDS encoding ATP-binding cassette domain-containing protein encodes MRSARSHPARKPGSPALSEGPGHVEVRGLTWRPFGRLDPVIPGLDLDLPAGQRVLLVGPSGSGKSTLLRGLAGVLEVADAGERSGTVLVDGAEPGSRAGTVGLVLQEPGAGIVSATIGRDVAFGLENLGMPRAAMPARVAAALAAVRLTMPQDTPTHTLSGESSSASRSREHSRSNPHCSCWTSPRPCSTPTTRPPSGPASRRSCALAA; translated from the coding sequence GTGCGCTCGGCGCGTTCCCACCCGGCCAGGAAGCCAGGGAGTCCCGCGCTGTCTGAGGGCCCGGGCCACGTCGAGGTCCGGGGCCTGACCTGGCGGCCGTTCGGTCGCCTCGACCCGGTCATCCCGGGCCTCGACCTCGACCTCCCGGCAGGCCAGCGGGTGCTGCTCGTCGGGCCCAGCGGCTCCGGCAAGTCCACGCTGCTGCGTGGGCTCGCCGGAGTCCTCGAGGTCGCTGATGCGGGCGAGCGCAGCGGCACCGTGCTCGTCGACGGGGCCGAGCCCGGCTCGCGGGCCGGGACCGTTGGCCTGGTCCTCCAGGAGCCCGGGGCAGGCATCGTCTCGGCCACCATCGGGCGCGACGTGGCCTTCGGCCTCGAGAACCTCGGTATGCCGCGTGCCGCCATGCCCGCGCGGGTCGCCGCCGCCCTCGCGGCGGTGCGGCTCACCATGCCCCAGGACACCCCGACCCACACCCTCTCCGGGGAGAGCAGCAGCGCCTCGCGCTCGCGGGAGCACTCGCGCTCGAACCCACACTGCTCTTGCTGGACGAGCCCACGGCCATGCTCGACCCCGACAACGCGGCCTCCGTCCGGGCCAGCGTCGAGGAGGTCGTGCGCGCTCGCGGCCTGA
- the dnaK gene encoding molecular chaperone DnaK, giving the protein MARAVGIDLGTTNSAVAVLEGGEPTIIANAEGGRTTPSVVAFSKGGEVLVGEIAKRQAVTNVDRTIRSVKRHIGTDWKSPEIDGKTYTAQEISARILQKLKRDAEAYLGEDVTDAVITVPAYFDDHERQATKEAGEIAGLNVLRIINEPTAAALAYGLDKGKEDELILVFDLGGGTFDVSLLEVGKDPEDGFSTIQVRATSGDNQLGGDDWDERIVNHLLTTVKNTSGVDLSKDKIAMQRLRDAAEQAKKELSSSTSTNVSLQYLSMSENGPIHLEETISRAQFEQLTKDLLDRTKQPFHNVIKDAGISLSDIDHVVLVGGSTRMPAVSSLVKELTGGKEPNKGVNPDEVVAVGASLQAGVLKGERKDVLLIDVTPLSLGIETKGGLFTKLIERNTAIPTKRSEVFSTAEDNQPSVLIQVFQGEREIAQHNKQLGTFELTGIAPAPRGVPQIEVTFDIDANGIVNVSAKDRGTGQEQKITISGGSALAKEDIERMIKEAEAHAEEDKKRREETEARNTAEQLVYSTEKFLADNTDKIPADGRGDLDAALEDLKSALKADSGVSPEDIAKKSAKLSEESQKVGTAMYAAASESEQAGAAGAGEAPHAGAAGSSSDDVVDAEVVEDDEDTK; this is encoded by the coding sequence ATGGCACGTGCGGTCGGCATCGACCTCGGCACCACCAACTCGGCTGTCGCCGTCCTCGAGGGCGGCGAGCCGACCATCATCGCCAATGCGGAGGGTGGTCGCACGACCCCGTCCGTCGTGGCCTTCTCCAAGGGGGGCGAGGTCCTGGTCGGCGAGATCGCCAAGCGCCAGGCCGTCACCAACGTCGACCGGACGATCCGTTCCGTCAAGCGCCACATCGGCACCGACTGGAAGTCGCCGGAGATCGACGGCAAGACCTACACCGCGCAGGAGATCAGCGCCCGCATCCTGCAGAAGCTCAAGCGCGACGCCGAGGCCTACCTCGGTGAGGACGTGACCGACGCGGTCATCACCGTCCCCGCGTACTTCGACGACCACGAGCGCCAGGCCACCAAGGAGGCCGGTGAGATCGCGGGCCTCAACGTCCTGCGCATCATCAACGAGCCCACCGCCGCGGCCCTCGCGTACGGCCTCGACAAGGGCAAGGAGGACGAGCTCATCCTCGTCTTCGACCTCGGTGGCGGCACGTTCGACGTGTCCCTCCTCGAGGTCGGCAAGGACCCCGAGGACGGGTTCTCCACCATCCAGGTGCGCGCCACCTCCGGCGACAACCAGCTCGGTGGTGACGACTGGGACGAGCGCATCGTCAACCACCTGCTCACCACCGTGAAGAACACCTCGGGTGTCGACCTGTCCAAGGACAAGATCGCCATGCAGCGCCTTCGCGACGCCGCCGAGCAGGCCAAGAAGGAGCTCTCCTCCTCGACGAGCACCAACGTCAGCCTGCAGTACCTCTCGATGTCCGAGAACGGCCCGATCCACCTTGAGGAGACCATCAGCCGCGCGCAGTTCGAGCAGCTGACCAAGGACCTGCTCGACCGCACCAAGCAGCCGTTCCACAACGTCATCAAGGACGCCGGCATCTCGCTGTCCGACATCGACCACGTGGTCCTTGTCGGCGGCTCGACCCGCATGCCCGCCGTGTCCTCGCTGGTCAAGGAGCTCACCGGCGGCAAGGAGCCCAACAAGGGCGTCAACCCCGACGAGGTCGTCGCGGTCGGGGCCTCGCTCCAGGCTGGTGTCCTCAAGGGCGAGCGCAAGGACGTCCTGCTCATCGACGTCACGCCGCTGAGCCTGGGCATCGAGACCAAGGGCGGCTTGTTCACCAAGCTCATCGAGCGCAACACGGCCATCCCGACCAAGCGCTCCGAGGTGTTCTCGACGGCAGAGGACAACCAGCCCAGCGTGCTCATCCAGGTGTTCCAGGGCGAGCGTGAGATCGCGCAGCACAACAAGCAGCTGGGCACCTTCGAGCTGACCGGCATCGCACCGGCGCCGCGAGGCGTGCCGCAGATCGAGGTCACCTTCGACATCGACGCCAACGGCATCGTGAACGTCTCCGCCAAGGACCGGGGCACCGGCCAGGAGCAGAAGATCACGATCTCCGGCGGCTCGGCCCTCGCCAAGGAGGACATCGAGCGGATGATCAAGGAGGCCGAGGCCCACGCCGAGGAGGACAAGAAGCGCCGCGAGGAGACCGAGGCCCGCAACACCGCGGAGCAGCTGGTCTACTCGACGGAGAAGTTCCTCGCCGACAACACCGACAAGATCCCGGCTGACGGCCGGGGCGACCTCGACGCGGCCCTCGAGGACCTCAAGTCGGCGCTCAAGGCGGACTCCGGCGTGAGCCCCGAGGACATTGCGAAGAAGAGCGCGAAGCTCTCGGAGGAGTCGCAGAAGGTGGGCACGGCGATGTATGCCGCAGCCTCCGAGTCCGAGCAGGCCGGCGCCGCCGGGGCGGGCGAGGCTCCGCACGCCGGGGCTGCGGGCAGCTCGTCCGACGATGTCGTCGACGCCGAGGTCGTCGAGGACGACGAGGACACCAAGTGA
- a CDS encoding TetR/AcrR family transcriptional regulator gives MSAARFADQTRERLRARVLDATAELTVGRGWGSVTMSAVADLVGVSRQTVYNEFGGKPALGEALVMRELESFLELVTGELTTGDVLVDAVGRAVESVMRAAADNPLLKDVLVSAQGGSASLLPLLTTDSELLLARASAVVGAAVEVRPEAAEFSDAEVARLVEIVVRLVLSHVVQPTSPPERVAAEVAWVVERIVAAGPV, from the coding sequence GTGAGTGCGGCCCGGTTCGCTGACCAGACGCGCGAGCGACTGCGGGCTCGGGTCCTGGACGCCACGGCGGAGCTGACGGTCGGTCGGGGCTGGGGATCGGTGACCATGTCGGCCGTCGCAGACCTCGTGGGCGTGAGCCGGCAGACGGTCTACAACGAGTTCGGCGGCAAACCGGCGCTGGGCGAGGCCCTCGTCATGCGCGAGCTCGAGTCGTTCCTCGAGCTCGTCACCGGCGAGCTGACGACGGGAGACGTGCTCGTCGACGCCGTCGGCCGGGCGGTGGAGTCGGTCATGCGCGCAGCCGCGGACAACCCGCTGCTCAAGGACGTGCTCGTCTCGGCGCAGGGTGGCAGCGCCTCGCTGCTGCCCCTGCTCACCACGGACTCCGAGCTGTTGCTTGCGCGCGCCAGTGCCGTGGTCGGCGCGGCCGTCGAGGTGCGGCCGGAGGCGGCCGAGTTCAGCGACGCGGAGGTCGCGCGGCTGGTGGAGATCGTCGTGCGACTGGTGCTGAGCCACGTGGTGCAGCCGACCTCGCCGCCCGAACGGGTCGCTGCCGAGGTGGCCTGGGTGGTCGAGCGGATCGTGGCTGCCGGTCCGGTCTAG
- a CDS encoding alkane 1-monooxygenase: MNTAHELGHKREEHERWFARIALAQTFYGHFFIEHNRGHHVRVATPEDPASARLGETVYEFWPRTVVGSLRNAWRLERVRLSRRGGTPWTLRNDILNAWSFSVVLWGALLAAFGWNLLPYLMIQAVMGVLLLETVNYLEHYGMRRQRVNGGRYERVDPSHSWNSNNLATNVLLYHLQRHSDHHANPTRRYQALRDFPESPVLPTGYAGMIVLALVPWAWRRVMDPLVLAHFEGDLTRANLHPRNRDRMLRRYAGWARPGGSDRLAA, translated from the coding sequence ATCAACACCGCGCACGAGCTCGGGCACAAGCGCGAGGAGCACGAGCGGTGGTTCGCCCGCATCGCGCTCGCGCAGACCTTCTACGGCCACTTCTTCATCGAGCACAACCGCGGCCACCACGTTCGCGTCGCGACCCCCGAGGACCCCGCCAGCGCCCGGCTCGGCGAGACGGTCTACGAGTTCTGGCCGCGGACCGTCGTGGGCAGCCTGCGCAACGCGTGGCGCCTCGAGCGGGTTCGGCTGTCGCGCCGCGGCGGCACGCCCTGGACCCTGCGCAACGACATCCTCAACGCGTGGTCCTTCTCGGTGGTGCTCTGGGGTGCGCTGCTGGCCGCGTTCGGGTGGAACCTGTTGCCCTACCTGATGATCCAGGCAGTCATGGGCGTCCTGCTGCTCGAGACGGTCAACTACCTCGAGCACTACGGCATGCGGCGGCAGCGGGTCAACGGTGGGCGCTACGAGCGGGTCGACCCCAGCCACTCGTGGAACAGCAACAACCTCGCGACGAACGTCCTGCTCTACCACCTGCAACGGCACAGCGACCACCACGCCAACCCCACCCGTCGCTACCAGGCCCTGCGCGACTTCCCCGAGTCCCCGGTGCTGCCGACCGGGTATGCCGGGATGATCGTGCTCGCCCTCGTCCCGTGGGCGTGGCGCCGCGTCATGGACCCGCTCGTCCTGGCCCACTTCGAGGGCGACCTCACCCGTGCGAACCTCCACCCCCGCAACCGGGACCGCATGCTGCGCCGGTATGCCGGGTGGGCGCGCCCCGGTGGCTCTGACAGGCTGGCGGCGTGA